From the Priestia koreensis genome, one window contains:
- a CDS encoding motility associated factor glycosyltransferase family protein has product MLLDEQQALKEEILTQCNIELNSNKEMVLQLNGFYTSSKYNPIKEAQRIAESNYKKHYCHIVIGIGTGYIIEEFYNKMCDHEHLVVIELNKEVLDQVVKHREMNFLYEDARVSVIDQLNIEEFTELMESYASSFKNRIQVIVNPNYGNIYPLNTSKILEVIKRSLLLQVVNKNTMEFFSHDWQKNYTANLYNAFDAIPFSRLDKSLSCPIVLVSGGPSLNKQIHFLKELQERAFILCAGTTINTLLKHGIEPNAVVTIDGGEVNFQHFEGININSIPLLYSMKVHHAIPNQHQGIQIVFNVLGENLVNELTDRIVNRDIGSVFPGFSVANSALDVAFQLTSGPIALIGQDLAYTNNQSHAEGNKNQRVIDEKYIKERRMFEVEGYYGDMVLTDSPLNGMNRSFVHYLNYIKPENRINRIFNCTEGGAMIRGMENMPFERFIDKYCELNVPFEELNKLKTLKQERNKEEWMQFYKILEAENSKNDKLIEITMKAKEVIAKMHENELRWTTDIISKLEHIDRELKETLETEFLYFLYQPIIYAINNSYLEEDNETQNQIEKRIYLKSKALYEGLYTCSLYAKEWLDLLLSKISFKIKGESD; this is encoded by the coding sequence ATGCTGCTTGACGAGCAACAAGCATTAAAAGAAGAAATCTTAACTCAATGCAATATAGAACTTAATAGTAACAAGGAAATGGTACTGCAGTTAAATGGATTTTATACCTCTAGTAAATATAATCCTATCAAAGAAGCTCAACGCATAGCAGAGAGTAACTATAAAAAGCATTACTGTCATATTGTTATTGGTATAGGTACAGGATATATTATAGAAGAATTCTATAATAAAATGTGTGACCATGAACATTTGGTCGTCATTGAATTGAACAAAGAAGTTCTTGATCAAGTAGTAAAACATAGAGAAATGAATTTTTTATACGAAGATGCTCGAGTAAGCGTCATAGATCAGTTAAATATAGAAGAATTTACAGAATTGATGGAGAGTTACGCTTCAAGTTTTAAGAACAGAATACAAGTAATTGTGAATCCTAACTATGGAAATATTTATCCGCTAAATACTAGCAAAATACTGGAGGTAATAAAAAGATCTTTATTGCTACAAGTAGTAAATAAAAACACTATGGAATTCTTCTCTCATGATTGGCAGAAAAATTATACAGCTAATCTATACAATGCTTTTGATGCAATACCATTTTCTAGGTTAGATAAGTCACTAAGTTGTCCAATTGTCCTTGTTTCAGGTGGCCCATCTTTAAATAAGCAAATTCATTTCTTAAAGGAACTTCAGGAGCGAGCATTTATATTGTGTGCAGGTACAACAATTAACACTTTACTAAAACATGGTATTGAACCAAACGCAGTTGTAACAATTGACGGAGGAGAAGTTAATTTTCAACACTTTGAGGGCATTAATATCAACTCCATCCCGTTATTATATTCCATGAAGGTACACCATGCCATTCCTAATCAACACCAAGGAATTCAAATTGTATTTAACGTTTTGGGTGAAAATCTTGTCAACGAATTAACGGATCGAATTGTCAATAGAGATATTGGCAGCGTGTTTCCTGGATTCTCTGTAGCTAATAGTGCCCTAGATGTTGCCTTTCAATTAACATCTGGTCCAATTGCACTAATTGGTCAGGATTTGGCTTATACAAATAACCAATCCCATGCCGAAGGAAACAAAAATCAAAGAGTTATAGATGAAAAATATATCAAAGAAAGAAGAATGTTTGAAGTAGAGGGTTATTATGGAGATATGGTATTAACAGATTCTCCTCTAAATGGTATGAACAGATCCTTCGTGCACTATTTAAATTATATTAAACCGGAAAACCGTATTAATCGAATTTTTAACTGCACAGAGGGCGGAGCTATGATTAGAGGTATGGAAAACATGCCTTTTGAGAGATTTATAGATAAATACTGCGAGCTAAACGTTCCCTTTGAGGAACTAAATAAACTTAAAACGTTAAAGCAAGAAAGAAATAAAGAAGAGTGGATGCAATTTTATAAAATTCTCGAAGCAGAAAACAGTAAAAACGATAAACTTATAGAGATTACTATGAAAGCTAAAGAAGTTATAGCAAAGATGCATGAGAACGAATTAAGATGGACCACTGATATTATTAGTAAGTTGGAACATATAGACAGAGAGTTAAAAGAAACGTTAGAAACGGAATTTTTATATTTTTTATATCAACCTATTATTTATGCAATTAATAATAGCTACTTAGA
- the hag gene encoding flagellin Hag: protein MRINHNIAALNTYRQLNSATSAQSSSMEKLSSGLRINRAGDDAAGLSISEKMRGQIRGLDQASKNAQDGISLIQTAEGALSETHSILQRMRELAVQGSNDTNVTKDRDAISEELTQLKTEISRIANETEFNTQKLIKSTGTYNFQVGANSGQTISLQIKTMTATALSLTTANIKVDTTTNANNSITKINDAIETVSKERSKLGAYQNRLEHTINNLNTGSENLTAAESRIRDVDMAKEMMNQTKNSILSQAAQAMLAQANQQPQGVLQLLR, encoded by the coding sequence ATGAGAATTAATCACAATATCGCGGCTCTTAACACTTACCGCCAATTAAACAGTGCTACTAGTGCACAATCAAGTTCAATGGAGAAATTATCTTCAGGTCTTCGTATTAACCGTGCTGGTGACGATGCTGCAGGTCTTTCTATTTCTGAAAAAATGCGTGGTCAAATCCGTGGATTGGACCAAGCTTCTAAAAATGCACAAGACGGTATTTCTTTAATTCAAACGGCTGAAGGTGCTTTAAGCGAAACACACTCTATCCTTCAACGTATGCGTGAATTAGCAGTACAAGGTTCAAACGATACAAACGTTACTAAAGATCGTGATGCTATTTCTGAAGAACTTACACAGTTAAAAACAGAAATTTCTCGAATTGCAAATGAAACAGAATTCAATACACAGAAATTAATCAAGTCTACTGGAACTTATAATTTCCAAGTGGGTGCAAATTCAGGACAAACAATTAGTTTGCAAATTAAAACAATGACAGCAACTGCTTTAAGTTTAACAACTGCTAATATTAAAGTAGATACTACTACTAATGCAAATAACTCAATTACAAAAATCAATGATGCAATTGAGACTGTTTCAAAAGAACGTTCTAAGCTAGGTGCTTATCAAAACCGTTTAGAACATACTATTAACAACTTAAATACTGGTTCAGAGAATTTAACTGCTGCTGAATCTCGTATTAGAGATGTTGATATGGCTAAGGAAATGATGAATCAAACGAAAAATTCTATTCTTTCTCAAGCTGCTCAAGCTATGCTTGCTCAAGCTAACCAACAGCCACAAGGCGTATTACAATTACTTCGTTAA
- the csrA gene encoding carbon storage regulator CsrA, with translation MLVLTRKLNESIKIGDDIEITVLAVGDQVKIGINAPKHIEIHRKEIFDLIQQENKQAAEGSIDFLKNFKKE, from the coding sequence GTGCTCGTACTTACAAGAAAGCTTAACGAATCAATCAAAATTGGTGATGATATTGAAATCACAGTGCTTGCGGTTGGTGATCAAGTAAAGATAGGAATCAACGCACCAAAGCACATCGAAATTCACCGAAAAGAAATCTTTGACCTCATTCAGCAGGAAAATAAGCAGGCAGCAGAAGGTTCCATTGACTTCTTGAAAAATTTCAAAAAAGAATAG